One part of the Paenibacillus silvisoli genome encodes these proteins:
- the ltrA gene encoding group II intron reverse transcriptase/maturase: protein MRSRKEQRQPNISQESLLQREAVKPPGYAEAPSSSPAQVAPSARKDQNDLLGRMLEGENLRLAYKRVVQNGGAPGVDCVTVAQLQAYLKTHWGTVKAELQTGTYRPSPVKRVEIPKPGGGVRLLGIPTVMDRFLQQALLQVMNPIFDPHFSWYSYGFRQGKRAHDAMKQAQSYIQSGLRWVVDMDLAKFFDRVNHDMLMARVARRVTDKRVLKLIRAYLNAGVMADGALEKSEEGTPQGGPLSPLLANILLDDLDKELTKRGLRFVRYADDCNIFVASKRAGERVMGSITHYVEGKLKLKVNREKSAVDRPWNRKFLGFSFMKDKKATVRLAPQTISRFKERIRELTSRTRSMSMEVRIGQLNRYLMGWLGYFRLAAAKSHCERFDQWIRRRLRMCLWKQWKRVRTRIRELRALGVPKWASLILANSRRGAWEMSRNTNNALPTSYWEAKGLKSMLSRYLELC, encoded by the coding sequence ATGCGTTCGCGCAAAGAGCAAAGACAGCCGAATATCTCGCAAGAGAGCTTGCTGCAGAGAGAAGCGGTGAAGCCGCCAGGGTATGCAGAAGCGCCGAGTTCTTCGCCGGCACAAGTCGCCCCTTCCGCTCGCAAAGACCAGAACGATCTGCTGGGGCGGATGCTCGAAGGAGAGAACCTTCGGCTCGCTTACAAGCGGGTGGTACAGAACGGAGGAGCCCCCGGTGTGGACTGTGTAACGGTAGCGCAACTACAAGCTTACCTGAAAACACACTGGGGAACGGTGAAAGCCGAACTCCAAACGGGAACGTACAGACCTTCGCCAGTCAAACGGGTGGAAATCCCCAAACCCGGAGGCGGCGTGCGGCTGCTCGGAATCCCGACCGTGATGGACCGTTTCCTTCAGCAGGCACTTCTGCAAGTGATGAACCCGATCTTTGACCCGCACTTCTCTTGGTACAGCTACGGTTTTCGCCAAGGGAAACGGGCGCATGACGCGATGAAACAAGCCCAAAGCTATATCCAAAGCGGTCTACGATGGGTCGTAGACATGGATTTGGCGAAGTTCTTTGACCGAGTCAACCACGACATGCTGATGGCAAGGGTGGCACGGAGGGTAACGGACAAGCGTGTCTTGAAACTCATACGAGCTTACTTGAATGCTGGAGTCATGGCGGATGGCGCGCTGGAGAAAAGTGAAGAAGGCACGCCGCAAGGCGGTCCGTTAAGTCCGCTCTTAGCGAACATCCTGCTGGATGACTTGGACAAGGAATTGACCAAACGAGGATTGAGATTTGTTCGTTATGCGGATGACTGCAATATTTTCGTCGCGAGCAAACGAGCAGGAGAACGTGTCATGGGGTCGATCACACACTACGTAGAAGGAAAGCTGAAACTGAAAGTGAATCGGGAGAAAAGCGCGGTGGATCGGCCATGGAACCGTAAATTCCTTGGCTTTAGCTTCATGAAGGACAAGAAAGCAACGGTTCGCCTCGCTCCGCAGACGATCTCGCGCTTCAAAGAGAGAATCCGGGAGCTGACGAGCCGAACGCGATCCATGTCCATGGAAGTCCGCATCGGACAATTAAACCGATACCTCATGGGATGGCTAGGTTATTTCCGACTCGCCGCGGCGAAGAGCCATTGCGAAAGATTCGATCAGTGGATACGCCGAAGACTCCGAATGTGTCTATGGAAGCAGTGGAAACGGGTGCGCACTCGAATTCGCGAACTTCGAGCACTTGGCGTGCCGAAATGGGCGAGTCTGATTCTGGCAAACTCAAGACGCGGCGCATGGGAAATGTCCCGAAACACAAACAATGCCCTTCCGACTTCCTACTGGGAAGCGAAAGGGCTCAAAAGTATGCTTTCTCGTTATTTGGAGCTTTGTTAA
- the pcp gene encoding pyroglutamyl-peptidase I — protein MKRVLVTGFEPFGGETVNPAWEAVSLLSSKTYQGIKIEARLIPTVFHASIQLLREAIDDVEPDIVICVGQAGGRSDIAVERVAINVSDARIADNEGNQPVDEPIAADGPTAYWATLPVKAITAQLRSAGIPASVSHTAGTFVCNHLFYGLQHLIATEFPSIKGGFIHVPYLPSQTANKPQVPSMSLETIVQAIEIAVLTSVRGGPDIAAVEGALY, from the coding sequence TTGAAAAGAGTGCTAGTAACCGGCTTCGAACCTTTCGGAGGCGAAACGGTCAATCCCGCCTGGGAGGCGGTTAGCCTTTTAAGCAGCAAGACGTACCAAGGCATAAAAATAGAGGCGCGACTAATCCCGACGGTGTTTCATGCATCGATTCAATTGCTCCGAGAGGCGATCGACGACGTGGAACCGGATATCGTCATTTGCGTCGGACAAGCCGGCGGGCGGAGTGACATCGCGGTTGAGCGGGTGGCGATCAATGTAAGCGATGCCCGGATCGCCGATAACGAGGGGAACCAGCCGGTCGATGAACCGATCGCGGCGGACGGTCCAACCGCTTACTGGGCCACGCTGCCGGTCAAGGCAATAACGGCCCAGCTGCGGAGCGCCGGTATTCCGGCGTCGGTGTCGCATACCGCGGGTACGTTTGTTTGCAATCATCTTTTCTACGGTCTCCAGCATCTGATCGCAACAGAATTCCCGTCGATCAAAGGCGGCTTTATCCACGTTCCTTATTTGCCATCGCAAACCGCGAATAAACCCCAAGTGCCGAGCATGAGCTTGGAGACGATCGTGCAAGCGATCGAAATCGCTGTCCTGACAAGCGTTCGCGGCGGTCCGGACATCGCCGCCGTTGAAGGGGCGTTGTATTAA
- a CDS encoding Stf0 family sulfotransferase produces METSKPKQSYTIWFSQRTGSTLLYKALQSTGVAGNPGELLHMCEPETAGMPEIVRIWEEGSTPNGVFGMKVSMYHANHEGWLAAFRRAFNIGEDVPRSVVWETAFPNGKHIVMSRRNQVRLAVSWWRAIVSGEWHREHGQKPSNAEISGEYSFDAISHLLTETAMREAAIEDFLTEAGITPMTIVYEDFIANYERTVRDVLDYLGIDQEGVRIAEPYFDRIADEVAEQWVQRFREERQAGWTNRAW; encoded by the coding sequence ATGGAGACAAGCAAACCGAAACAAAGCTATACGATTTGGTTCTCGCAGCGAACCGGAAGCACGCTGCTGTACAAAGCGCTGCAATCCACCGGCGTCGCGGGCAATCCCGGCGAGCTGCTGCACATGTGCGAGCCCGAGACGGCGGGCATGCCGGAGATCGTCCGGATCTGGGAAGAGGGCTCGACGCCGAACGGCGTATTCGGCATGAAGGTCTCGATGTATCATGCCAATCATGAAGGGTGGCTCGCTGCCTTCCGGCGCGCGTTCAATATTGGGGAAGACGTGCCCCGCAGCGTCGTTTGGGAGACCGCTTTTCCGAATGGCAAGCATATCGTGATGTCAAGGCGCAACCAAGTGCGGCTGGCCGTCTCCTGGTGGCGGGCGATCGTTTCGGGCGAATGGCACCGCGAGCACGGACAGAAGCCGAGCAATGCCGAGATTAGCGGCGAGTACTCGTTCGATGCGATTTCCCATTTGCTGACGGAGACGGCGATGCGCGAAGCGGCCATCGAAGATTTTCTCACGGAAGCCGGCATTACGCCGATGACGATCGTCTACGAGGATTTTATCGCGAATTACGAGCGTACGGTTCGGGACGTGCTGGATTACTTGGGCATCGACCAGGAAGGCGTGCGGATCGCGGAGCCGTATTTTGACCGAATCGCCGACGAAGTCGCCGAGCAGTGGGTGCAGCGCTTCCGCGAGGAGCGTCAAGCAGGCTGGACGAACCGCGCGTGGTAA
- a CDS encoding TetR/AcrR family transcriptional regulator — protein sequence MSLQKQKIVASAMKFFAERGYAATSIQDIANDCGIAKGSVYKFFASKEDLFIEVYKRLLQSMHEEAERIKADPSLTTKERFMRETWNQFLYFAELKTSIQQFYELPINPDSSFTKFSVQMRAELLVYYEACIIRAYGPAIEPNKWDMVALYVGILKEYMVVTAMLGGNDVDYEHMAAFVVDRMDEMAAGILRSVPEPILNLEMMTRYDGMNGEPLLAQESVEDVLARVLVAIQELQVPNARKTELHEAATLLGEETEAEPPRPVLIRALISLLQTQNELESVVRRLEKRLASAELLTVHRK from the coding sequence GTGAGTTTGCAGAAACAAAAAATCGTCGCCTCCGCCATGAAGTTCTTTGCGGAACGAGGCTATGCGGCGACTTCCATCCAAGATATTGCGAACGATTGCGGCATTGCCAAAGGCTCCGTTTACAAATTTTTCGCATCCAAGGAAGATTTGTTCATTGAAGTGTATAAGCGGCTTTTACAATCGATGCATGAGGAAGCGGAGCGGATCAAGGCCGATCCTTCGTTAACGACTAAAGAGCGGTTCATGCGCGAAACGTGGAATCAATTCTTGTATTTCGCGGAGCTCAAAACCAGCATACAACAGTTTTATGAACTGCCGATTAACCCGGACAGCTCCTTTACGAAATTTTCCGTTCAGATGCGCGCCGAGCTTCTCGTCTATTATGAAGCCTGCATCATCCGCGCGTACGGGCCTGCCATCGAACCGAACAAGTGGGATATGGTCGCGCTGTACGTCGGCATTCTGAAAGAGTATATGGTCGTCACGGCGATGCTCGGCGGAAATGATGTCGATTATGAACATATGGCTGCATTCGTTGTGGACCGGATGGACGAGATGGCGGCCGGCATTCTGCGGTCTGTCCCCGAACCGATTCTCAACCTGGAGATGATGACGAGGTATGACGGGATGAACGGGGAGCCGCTGTTGGCGCAGGAGTCGGTGGAGGATGTGCTGGCACGCGTGTTGGTCGCCATTCAAGAGCTGCAAGTACCGAACGCGCGGAAAACGGAGCTTCACGAGGCAGCGACGCTGCTTGGCGAAGAGACGGAAGCCGAGCCCCCGCGTCCGGTTCTTATCCGTGCCTTGATCAGCCTGCTGCAGACGCAGAACGAACTGGAGAGCGTCGTTCGCCGGCTGGAGAAGCGGCTTGCGTCGGCGGAGCTGTTAACGGTTCATCGAAAATAG
- a CDS encoding DHA2 family efflux MFS transporter permease subunit — protein MSTKTEASTASEFSIKSIIAPLLAVIVGMIMVILDSTVVNVALAKFQEEFNTTLNTVQWTFTGYTLALSAVIPLAGWLTDKFGSKRIFLITIALFTVGSVLCAAAQTIDQLILYRVIQGLGGGMVAPIGMAIIFRLAPAENRGAVMGMLGIPMLMAPALGPILSGWLIDAVTWQWIFLINLPIGIVAVIVGIKYLPQFEQGSKAPRLDMLGMILAPIAFAALAYGVSEGGRTSWTADNTLWGLIGGGIALILLIIVELTHKQPLLELRVFRSSDFTRGTVLVWIVQIALFGAMILMPVFLQEIKGYSALNTGVIMLPQAIGTMFFMPIGGKLFDKIGARPLAIVGLSMVAVALFMLTYIDVSTKLIMVLIPLFIIGSGMGLSMMALNTHVLNSAPRHLVSRVTPLTTAAQQVVTSFAVAGLTGFMTTRVTDHMAANGGNPLNAAVDAYSDTFMLSFGLTIFGVLFSFILRKPKPQPEGEGTEKVDPAMMMGH, from the coding sequence ATGTCAACGAAAACAGAAGCGTCTACGGCATCCGAGTTTTCGATCAAAAGCATCATCGCGCCGCTTTTGGCTGTCATCGTCGGAATGATCATGGTTATTCTGGACAGCACGGTCGTCAACGTCGCGCTGGCGAAGTTCCAAGAGGAGTTCAACACCACGCTGAATACCGTGCAGTGGACGTTCACGGGTTACACCCTGGCTCTGTCCGCCGTCATTCCGCTCGCGGGATGGCTCACGGACAAATTCGGCTCTAAACGAATTTTCCTCATCACGATCGCCTTGTTTACGGTCGGCTCCGTCCTTTGCGCAGCCGCGCAAACGATCGACCAACTGATCCTTTACCGCGTCATCCAAGGTCTTGGCGGCGGTATGGTCGCGCCGATCGGCATGGCAATCATCTTCCGTCTTGCGCCTGCCGAAAACCGCGGCGCGGTTATGGGGATGCTAGGCATCCCGATGCTGATGGCGCCCGCGCTCGGTCCGATCCTGTCCGGCTGGCTGATCGACGCCGTGACGTGGCAGTGGATTTTCTTGATTAACCTGCCGATCGGCATTGTCGCAGTCATCGTCGGCATTAAGTATTTGCCGCAATTCGAGCAAGGCAGCAAAGCGCCACGATTGGATATGCTCGGCATGATTCTGGCGCCGATCGCGTTCGCAGCGCTTGCTTACGGCGTAAGCGAAGGCGGCCGCACGAGCTGGACGGCTGACAATACGCTTTGGGGCTTAATCGGCGGCGGTATCGCTCTGATTCTGCTCATTATCGTGGAGCTTACCCATAAACAGCCGTTGCTGGAGCTTCGCGTGTTCCGTTCGTCGGACTTTACGCGGGGAACGGTTCTGGTCTGGATCGTGCAAATCGCGCTGTTCGGCGCGATGATCCTGATGCCGGTATTCCTGCAAGAAATCAAAGGCTACTCCGCGCTGAACACGGGCGTCATCATGCTTCCGCAAGCGATTGGCACGATGTTCTTCATGCCGATCGGCGGCAAGCTGTTCGATAAGATCGGCGCAAGACCGCTGGCCATCGTCGGCCTTAGCATGGTCGCTGTCGCGCTGTTTATGCTGACTTACATCGACGTGAGCACGAAGTTAATTATGGTTCTCATTCCGCTCTTCATTATCGGTTCGGGCATGGGTCTCTCGATGATGGCGCTCAACACGCATGTCTTGAATTCCGCGCCTCGCCATCTCGTTTCGCGCGTTACGCCGCTGACGACGGCCGCGCAGCAAGTCGTTACGTCGTTCGCCGTTGCGGGCCTGACCGGATTCATGACGACGCGCGTCACCGATCATATGGCTGCGAACGGAGGCAATCCGCTTAACGCCGCTGTGGACGCGTATAGCGATACGTTTATGCTCTCGTTCGGTTTGACGATCTTCGGCGTATTGTTCAGCTTCATTCTGCGCAAACCGAAGCCGCAGCCGGAAGGCGAAGGCACCGAAAAAGTCGATCCGGCTATGATGATGGGACACTAA
- a CDS encoding phosphotransferase enzyme family protein, giving the protein MLHHAERAVAAYPIQAPILSFIRHNENMTCKVTDQASGAHFLLRIHRSATAGLSGMQHELAGLQAEMALLRELDRQGTLRVQKPVPNRNGEYVTTYRSEELGTVYATMLEWVDGETLAEATPDDQLACKLGENLADLHRYSRSCAAPDMARPSYGAKRIDDALGILEYGVEAGVYSAEQFAIIREVLGLVKQQMRELDTRGGAFGLIHSDFQRNNVVVAEGRNPVFIDYCLYGNGYYLFDVGSAATMFKGEARKAFLKGYASKEASFSAADIRFIEGQILWDIFISYSLFIKDAERGSWIKDHAARICGTLALDFIAGKNVFDAF; this is encoded by the coding sequence ATGCTTCATCATGCGGAACGGGCTGTGGCAGCCTATCCCATTCAAGCGCCTATCCTTAGCTTCATCAGGCACAACGAGAACATGACCTGCAAGGTGACGGATCAAGCAAGCGGCGCGCATTTTCTGCTCCGTATCCATCGCTCCGCGACGGCAGGTCTTTCCGGCATGCAGCATGAACTTGCCGGCCTTCAGGCCGAAATGGCGCTGCTGCGCGAGCTGGATCGGCAAGGAACGCTGCGCGTGCAGAAGCCCGTACCCAATCGTAACGGCGAATATGTAACGACGTATCGTTCCGAGGAGCTGGGGACGGTTTATGCGACCATGCTGGAATGGGTGGATGGCGAGACGCTTGCGGAAGCGACGCCAGACGATCAGCTTGCCTGCAAGCTTGGTGAAAATTTGGCGGACTTGCACCGGTACTCAAGAAGCTGCGCCGCACCCGACATGGCTCGTCCGAGCTATGGAGCGAAACGAATCGATGATGCGCTTGGCATCTTGGAATATGGCGTTGAAGCGGGCGTATACAGCGCGGAGCAATTTGCGATCATTCGCGAAGTGCTGGGGCTGGTCAAGCAGCAAATGCGGGAGCTGGATACGAGAGGCGGCGCTTTCGGGCTGATCCATTCCGATTTTCAGCGTAACAATGTCGTGGTTGCGGAGGGAAGGAATCCGGTCTTTATCGATTACTGCCTCTATGGAAACGGCTATTACTTGTTTGACGTGGGCAGCGCGGCGACGATGTTCAAAGGGGAGGCGCGTAAAGCTTTTCTGAAGGGCTATGCGTCCAAAGAAGCATCGTTCTCCGCCGCGGATATCCGGTTCATCGAAGGGCAGATCCTATGGGACATCTTCATCAGCTACTCCTTGTTTATTAAGGATGCCGAACGAGGCAGCTGGATCAAGGATCATGCAGCTCGGATTTGCGGGACGCTGGCGCTTGATTTTATCGCGGGAAAGAACGTGTTCGACGCCTTCTGA
- a CDS encoding YkvA family protein, whose translation MDSSAKETKPSWLTRLKTMAKKLKANLMMMYLAYRDPRVPWFAKVFAICVVAYAFSPVDLIPDFIPVLGYLDDLILVPLGVYIALRLFPKDVLEEYRAKAEERRKLGKPKNWITGALFVAVWIALAVWCGWYVYGLLDD comes from the coding sequence ATGGACAGTTCGGCAAAAGAAACAAAGCCATCCTGGTTAACGCGATTGAAGACGATGGCGAAGAAACTGAAAGCGAACTTGATGATGATGTATTTAGCCTATCGTGACCCGCGCGTACCGTGGTTTGCGAAGGTTTTTGCCATTTGCGTGGTTGCATATGCGTTTAGTCCCGTGGACTTAATCCCGGATTTCATACCGGTTCTTGGCTATCTGGACGATCTCATCCTCGTTCCGCTAGGCGTATATATCGCTCTTCGGCTGTTCCCGAAGGACGTGCTAGAGGAATATCGGGCCAAGGCAGAGGAACGGCGAAAATTAGGCAAGCCTAAAAACTGGATTACAGGCGCGCTCTTCGTAGCCGTTTGGATCGCATTAGCCGTATGGTGCGGCTGGTATGTTTATGGTCTTCTCGACGACTAA